The DNA sequence ATATGACCCTCATTGCACAAGATGTGGGCAAATATGTTAACTGTGCATGCATTAGGACGTATCTGGATTCTCAACATCTCTCGGTGAACTTCCCAACATTTCCCCAAACAGTCCATCTTTGACAACCCATTCAAAAGACAATTCGTAGCAACAATGCTCGGAACAAAGCCGCGCTTCACCATTTTCTTAAAAGCATGAAAAGCATCTGTGACCATGTTGTATCTGAGGTAAGCCTTGATGAGCATATCAAACACAACGGGATCCCAATTACAGTCGTTAGCACTCGAAAGCAAGCTATCAAACACATTGGACCTCTCACAATCACTTACATTTGCATTCAACTGCACCAATTCTGACATGATTTTCATAGCTTTCTTAAAATTCTTAGACCAAACCAAAATGTGGATCATAATACAGTAAGTATGCGCATTCGGTAGGAGATGCAAACGATTTCTCACCCAATTGAAGAAACCGAGGGATGCTGATGAATCGGACTGGCATCTCAGCAATACTCTTGACAGCTCAAGGCTGGTGAAACGGCTAAACAAACCTTGCTCTTTAAGATGATCCAGTGAGGCTTGATCGTTTTCCTTGAGGGAAGAGCAAACGAGGGCAACAACATTGTTTGGATTGTTTGATTGGGGTAGAAAATTGTAAAGTGGATTGGTTATAGGCTTATGAGAGCTTAGAGACTGGAGAGGAGAGAGTGAGGTCGAATAATTTCTAGGTTTAAAGTTACGAATTGAGCCAATCAACATTGCAACCTGAAAATTGGAAGTGAACGATTGGAGAGGGAGATGTAAATGTATAGGGAGAGACCTCCAAAATTTGTTGAGCTGACGCACAGAAGAGGGCGGCGGCGAGCACAAGTCCACGGCGGCAGGGGTGGCCGGAGCGAGAGAGGAAATTATTTacagtatttattttcttttttaaagttttttcatttattgagTGGGTCAGCTTTAATTGGGCTTTTCGAAGATGTGTATAATAAATGGgccatatttaatttgattatttgttttactttaaataaaatgtttctcGGCCCACTAtcaaaatagtcttattttgagatttattaaaatgtgTACGTAAAAGGGAAgcaaaatacattttttttttattattattttgctaaatggagtaatattaaaaaaaaaaaacatagtagtATAGACTCTGATCCACCAATATCCACAAGTTAGATGtagtaatatactactatcaaaATACTGCAATATGGGCCCTCATTCGTTAAAGAGTTCACATTATTGGGCATAATGATATATGAAGCCCATATcacatattttgatatttccaaatatcaaattctaaaacttttttaaatacCACTTTATCCAACTATATTTCTAGGTTATCCACTTATCCTTCATTTCCACGTGGACGTCTTCTGTTGGTTTAAGGTTCATGGAAATAGTGTCTATCAGCAAATAGAACACAAGAAATGTACACATTCCATCTTGTTAAGTTGCCAATTTATACCTTATCAAATTGCTTGTTAACTAATACTACAAATTTATAATGAGACATATATGTAGGGTATGATTggatataaatattgattaattaaagagaattttgattaattaatatacaagTTTGATTCTTACACATATCAAGCTATATTTTCAAACTTagtaaatatcattttattaatgacAGTACATATAAAATCTTTACTTCACATTCATAAGATTCAACTGTGTTGTCCATTCATTGAATTTTgagatttatttataaatttatttgtctATATTTGCAGCCAGCCATCTTTGAATAGACTTTATTCTTGTAACCAATTAATGTCTCCATTTCAgatttctctcattttcaaAGCCTTAAAGTCAATTATGGACTTCCCATTAagttcattaaaataaacatgtTCACTGTTCACATTGTAGATCATGTTTCCACgctagtagtagtaaataatttagCCATATTATCCATGTACAATTTACTCAGATAAATACTttttgatatgaaattcatatactatttggacatgaaaattgaagatttgTCCAAAAAGTAAACCTACTTACAAAGGAATACTCATTCAGTGggatataaatattaaataatcataaatgTTTAGTGCACTAATTAATGCTTTCCCTGTTATTCTGCAACACCTGTATCttgtgattatatttttatgtttggtgtatgaaatgaaaattagtagTCTCGTTTTCTTGTTATGATTAGTCATCTATCCCACTCCCATCCAATAGATCACATAGTTTACCTATCTTTTTCGTCTGTGTGACAAAATGTGGAATATATATAgcaactaaaaatgaaaggttGGGAAAATTAAGGACATAAGATgaatactactagtagtattaactAAACAATACGCACGCCCTcgttttttatgataaatatatttaaatttaaaatccgCATTATAGAGGATTTGAATCTAAGACTTTTAGCATCGTAAATTAACTTTTCTACCGCTTGGTCAATCCACACACGCACGATACACCCTCGTATTGCGCAATTTAATGGTtttaagagcatccccatccgtgctcttaaataagagcacgggTGTGGGCccagacccacttttactctttGTCCTTAGGCAAttgcacaacacccacatacatgctcttccgcaaggacaagctcaagggtctcgtcattctattattcaatttaaatactttaattactaaaaatatttctacaatataaaaatgcattaaaatataaaaattacataattaaatccaaaaaaataaaaattacataattaaaattttaaaaaataaaaatacataattaaaatcctagaaaataaaaaatacataattaaaatcctacaaacgaaaaatatttttttatttaattttttttttaattaatttctaattatgcTCAGCGGCATGaacgtgctcttatttaagagcaccgTCCTGCCGCTGACACGGACGGACGGCTTACAGCGGCGGACAGCGGGGTGTCGTACCGTTGGCACGGACATACAACACCCCATTGTGGATACTCTAACCTAACAATATATAAGcaataattactaattaaatcatacagGACTATTTAGTTAACTTTTGATCAATCCTAAAATTACAAGCTTTAAACTttaactttgtttttttatcaaaaaaataatgtaattttgtttattgtcgtgtatttgattttgtcaCACTAATTTCAGTTTTGACTTGAGGACAATCGAGAAAAGTTGCAAAGCggtgatttttatttcaatttttaaaagtatagatccaaaataaactaaaagtctatattaaatttatccCAAAATTTATTCAACCATTGTAATGCTAAATGAATCATtggtataaaaattaaattagttaaataaatgtaattgACCACTCTATGATATAGTACTAGTTACATAGTTATGTTCTCTAATTACACTACCAATCTAATTATAAGACAAAATATTCAGTacaagatattttttttaatacaaaagaGATAAACTAAACTATTTAAGTTTTATACAACGACTCAATTTAGGTAATCAATTAAGGTTgagttaaatttataatattcgaaatttgatatataaaataatttattttgaaaaacaattgaaattcCAGTCTCATTTAGtctgaaatgaaataataaaataataaaaatagaatagatTTATGCTGGCGGAGATTCCCATAAAACATTTGAGCAGTCGAACTCCACCGCCGCTGACGCCGCAACTGTAATCTGCTCTTTGctaaatgcaaaattaatcCCTTTTTTTTCTACCTAAAAAGAAAGCCCATTAACAAAAAATGCCatattatttccattaaaaagtaaaatgtcgGCCTTGACCATCCCGATTCAAAAATTGGTGGCTGCTTCCACAGCTGCAgctgcttcttcttcaacttcatcGATTTCTCCACTCAAATCTCTCCTTTTTAAACCCACTTCCTGTAGGCCTCTCTCCCATCCCAAACCCACCCCTTTCCGCCTACGTTTCACCGCCTCCGCTACCTCAACTATGGGTGACGTCGCCGCCATGGACGCCGTGCAGAGGCGCCTCATGTTTGAAGACGAGTTTGTGCCCtatcttttgattttgatttttggttgCATACATTATTGGATCTTGGGGTTATTGATGTGGATTTTTGAACTTTTTGATTATCTGGGTTTAGCTGAGTTTCTGATTTGAAACTATTATTGATGTCGAATTGATGGTGGAATGAGCTTGATCATGTcaatttcctcttcttttttttttgtctttttttcttttgattttaatttgtccttttcttctttttttcactGAAATGATTTGCCTTTAATATTTCACTTTCTTCATGAAAAATGATGGCCGGTTCATGTTTAATTTCGTTTGTACTCATCAAATGAATATTTCTCTGCCTGAGTGAAAAAAGATCTCTCTTTTACAATCAGGGGTGTGCTGCTAGTAGGGGTTTTTCCTGATTGGTTTTGGTTATTTATTGTCTCTGTAGATGCATATTGGTTGATGAGAATGATCACGTGGTTGGCCATGAATCCAAGTACAATTGTGAGTCGTAGTTTCTTAATCCTCAACTTCAGTTTTTCGATCATAGCAATTCAGTGGGATATTTAGCACGGTTGACTCGTAGAGTGTTGTGCCTCCGTTAGTGTTGCTGATTTAACGCTTTTGATATCGAGAAATATTAGATCCACTGATGGCATGAGGTATGGgtgttttggtttattatattttctttggtAGAGCTCAAGGTGTTAAATTTAGCTCAAGTTGTATACCAACAGATGGGAAGCTTTAAGTAGTTTCGCCGTTTCCTGCTTGATCGTTAACAATTTGACTTTTGGGTCCCCCGATTCCTAATGCTACTTTTGTGTTTGTGGAAATATTTCTGGTGCTCTGTTATTACTGACCCGGATATCTCTCTAATATGCAAGGTCATCTGATGGAAAAAATTGAGGCTCTAAATTTGTTGCACAGAGCTTTCAGTGTCTTCTTGTTTAACTCAAAATACGAGCTATTGCTTCAGGTATATCTACCTAGATTTTGATTTGTGCACTCACCGCATATACATTCATGCCATGTCGATCCGTGATGTTGAATATGCATGGAAGATTGGCTGATAAATGTACAAAATGTTGAGGTGTATATAAATAGGAAACCTTACTTTCAGCTCTTTgtgtatatactatatatagatACACAAAATGTTGAAGAGGGTGTTTGATGATTCTGAAATATAGGACTTCCTCCCTTTTCAATATCTCGAAAGTGTATGTAGCATATACACAAGCTATAGGCTGGAGGCTTTTGCTCACCATAGTTGTTTTATGCCCTCACCTTTGTTGCCGTTACTACCCACTCTTATACAACTTTGCCCGTATCTCCAAGCATATGCTGCTGTGTTATTGCTTGGAGATAAAAGATAAGGATTTATCCATTGCCACCCATTGCCTGAAAGCTCTTCGTTGTTGTGCTCTAACCCACACATGCTGCACAGTTACTCTCCGGTACCCATATAACCTCTCGATGAGGCTGCTACCTTCTAGCACTAATTAAAAGTTCTTCTAATGTTTCCTATGCTTGTTCTTGCTTATGATATGATTAGTCCTCAAACTTCggttatttcttaattctcatAGTTATACTATTACACATTTTGTCTGCTTTTATCTTGTGCAGCAACGATCTACAACTAAGGTTACTTTTCCGTTGGTGTGGACAAACACCTGCTGCAGTCATCCACTATACCGGGATTCTGAGCTTATCGAAGAAAATGCTCTTGGTATTTAATTATGCTCATAATTCAATTACAAGCACCTCTTATCTGAACCCGAACACCTCTTTCTGACCCAatcttgaattcaaggtgtgAGGAATGCTGCTCAAAGGAAGCTATTGGATGAACTTGGCATCCCTGCTGAAGATGTCCCAGTCGACCAGTTCGTTCCTTTGGGGCGTATGCTGTACAAAGCCCCATCCGATGGAAAATGGGGAGAGCATGAATGTAACTAGCTTGCTTTATATGCGTCAATCACTTGTTACATGAGTATGTTTTGAGTACAGGGTGACGTTTCTTGATATTTGCAGTGGATTATCTCCTTTTCATTGTCCGGGATGTGAGCGTGCATCCAAATCCAGACGAAGTTCAGgatgtgaaatatgtgaaccGGGAAGAGCTGAAGGAGCTTCTACGGAAAGCAGATGCCGGAGAGGGGGGATTGAAGCTGTCACCGTGGTTCAGGCTAGTGGTCGATAACTTCTTGTTCAAGTGGTGGGATCACGTCGAGAAAGGGACGATAAATGAAGCAGTTGACATGAAGACAATTCACAAGCTGATTGAGAAATGAAGTATTTCTAATGTCTGATTTGGTTTGAACTTGTGTTACTTTATCTTTGAGTTGTTTGAAACTGATCAAACTTGGTTTCCACTTAGGGGTGTTGTTGATGCTGATAAGTCTTTAAATCGAGTTGATTTTGGTGTATTGCAAAATTGATTTGGTGGTGTTCTTGAGTTTAGGCAAGGTTCCAAGTTTAGGTATCTACCTTTGTCTTTGTTTACTGTGGTACTATGTTTTTGTTGTGactgaaataaatttattgtcaTATGTCAAAAGATTGCTTGCTTCTCTTGATGCGTTTTATTCTTTTCGTTTGTTGTACAAGCTGTATAGGCTGTTGCAAACTTGCAGTGAAGGAGTTAAGCTACTTTTTGATCAGCCGTTTTCCTCTCTATCTATGTTTTTATGTATTCCCTAGTACCGGTTGACTTGACATGCCTTTTAAGAAATATGGTAAAAGTTAGACCGAAAAAGCTAATGGAAT is a window from the Salvia hispanica cultivar TCC Black 2014 chromosome 1, UniMelb_Shisp_WGS_1.0, whole genome shotgun sequence genome containing:
- the LOC125201044 gene encoding isopentenyl-diphosphate Delta-isomerase I-like, with the translated sequence MSALTIPIQKLVAASTAAAASSSTSSISPLKSLLFKPTSCRPLSHPKPTPFRLRFTASATSTMGDVAAMDAVQRRLMFEDECILVDENDHVVGHESKYNCHLMEKIEALNLLHRAFSVFLFNSKYELLLQQRSTTKVTFPLVWTNTCCSHPLYRDSELIEENALGVRNAAQRKLLDELGIPAEDVPVDQFVPLGRMLYKAPSDGKWGEHELDYLLFIVRDVSVHPNPDEVQDVKYVNREELKELLRKADAGEGGLKLSPWFRLVVDNFLFKWWDHVEKGTINEAVDMKTIHKLIEK